A region of Chloroflexota bacterium DNA encodes the following proteins:
- a CDS encoding DNA alkylation repair protein gives MLPEPVKVVLDFVQQVNQNNAEGVAALLAPDHTFVDLAGDTEQGYQRIAAGWRDYLTQFPKYRLYIRRIVLLPIGVALIGQTTGSHLQIPDEQEFNDEGVIWLATVEHGLLKTWQLYADSVVNANALNLEGGQEIYAPVWFARTIAKHLDLLPPGSRTDDVRNVRKYYSRLYRKAPPETLLEIAERLFFEEGYRFVPYELIYYHPGTIALLNPEKVQALSVDINHWAAADTFSQFISGPTWKQGVISDDLIGKWIISPDFWYRRIAVVSTIYLDGDSERMLKYAAMLVDDHEDMIVKALSWVLRRAIRYDRKGVEQFLADHKHRLAARIKREVRNKLDTGLKNPTKN, from the coding sequence ATGCTGCCTGAACCAGTAAAGGTCGTACTTGATTTCGTCCAACAGGTGAACCAGAATAATGCCGAGGGCGTGGCTGCCTTGCTGGCACCAGACCACACGTTTGTGGATCTGGCGGGGGATACCGAGCAGGGTTATCAGCGAATAGCTGCCGGTTGGCGGGATTACCTTACGCAATTCCCCAAATACCGGCTCTACATTCGTCGGATTGTTCTCTTGCCAATCGGCGTGGCCCTGATCGGTCAGACCACCGGCTCTCATCTGCAGATCCCCGATGAACAGGAATTCAATGACGAAGGCGTTATCTGGCTTGCAACGGTGGAACATGGCTTGCTGAAGACCTGGCAGCTCTATGCGGATAGCGTGGTGAATGCGAATGCTCTCAATTTGGAAGGCGGCCAGGAGATTTACGCCCCGGTATGGTTCGCCCGCACGATCGCCAAACACCTTGACCTGCTTCCGCCTGGCTCCAGAACGGATGATGTCCGAAATGTGCGGAAATATTATTCCCGCCTCTACCGCAAAGCCCCACCTGAGACCCTATTGGAGATCGCTGAACGCCTCTTTTTCGAAGAAGGCTACCGTTTCGTCCCCTATGAACTGATCTATTATCATCCGGGCACGATTGCCCTGCTGAATCCTGAAAAGGTTCAGGCGCTGAGCGTAGACATCAATCACTGGGCTGCGGCAGACACCTTCTCTCAATTTATTTCCGGCCCAACCTGGAAACAAGGCGTCATCAGTGACGATTTAATCGGAAAATGGATCATTTCCCCTGATTTTTGGTACCGGCGGATTGCGGTGGTAAGCACAATCTACCTAGACGGCGACTCGGAACGGATGTTGAAGTATGCCGCCATGTTGGTGGATGACCACGAGGATATGATCGTCAAAGCACTCTCCTGGGTCCTGCGCCGTGCCATTCGCTATGACCGGAAGGGCGTTGAGCAGTTCCTGGCCGATCACAAGCATCGTCTGGCCGCCCGAATCAAGCGTGAAGTGCGCAATAAGCTAGACACAGGGCTGAAAAACCCCACCAAGAATTAA
- a CDS encoding YibE/F family protein, which yields MSRKTFMIILRIAAIIILAVVLVPKIVDYLNQPDEEETVIGYNSQTVPAVVSGIIEEGEVTLGEVTQPYQIVEVEIEEGEYAGLFYQIEYGTRQIRNEMILLDVGDKLMVTVSTMPTGDVSVQFTDFYRTDSLVLLLAIFILASVVISGWKGVRSVLGILLSLAVIILIILPGIQEGKDPLMISIFGAFFFMAFSLYLVYGWTVKTHAAVLGSLVALVITGFLAFIFVNHARLTGYGDENMFYISQLTNNNLNVRSLLLAGVLIGTLGVLDDLVISQASAVFELFRNNPELTFKKLFRSAMNIGQDHIAATVNTLVLAYAGAALPMLLLFSFSNVNFTMALNLEFIAEEIVRTMVGSLGLFAAVPITTALSAGIAVKYRNFGKFKTYLGPLNE from the coding sequence ATGAGTCGCAAGACGTTTATGATCATCCTTCGGATCGCAGCAATCATTATTCTGGCTGTGGTCTTAGTCCCGAAAATTGTGGATTATCTCAATCAACCCGATGAGGAAGAAACGGTCATCGGATATAACTCGCAAACGGTCCCCGCGGTTGTTTCGGGTATCATCGAGGAAGGCGAGGTGACCCTGGGGGAGGTGACCCAGCCCTATCAGATTGTTGAAGTGGAAATCGAAGAAGGGGAGTATGCCGGGTTGTTTTATCAGATCGAATATGGCACCCGACAGATCCGCAATGAAATGATCCTCCTGGATGTGGGTGATAAATTGATGGTGACCGTCTCCACCATGCCCACCGGGGATGTTTCGGTTCAATTTACTGACTTTTATCGCACGGATTCGCTGGTCTTGCTGCTGGCGATCTTCATTTTGGCCAGCGTGGTGATTAGCGGCTGGAAGGGCGTGCGCTCTGTACTGGGCATCCTGCTCAGCCTGGCAGTGATCATTTTGATCATCCTCCCGGGTATTCAGGAGGGTAAAGACCCCCTGATGATCAGTATCTTCGGCGCCTTTTTCTTTATGGCTTTTAGCCTCTACCTGGTCTATGGCTGGACGGTGAAGACCCACGCAGCGGTTCTGGGATCACTGGTGGCTTTGGTGATCACCGGCTTTTTAGCCTTTATTTTCGTCAATCATGCCCGGCTGACGGGGTATGGGGATGAGAATATGTTTTATATTTCCCAACTCACCAACAACAACCTAAATGTACGCAGTTTGCTGCTGGCTGGGGTGCTGATTGGGACTCTAGGCGTGCTGGATGACCTGGTGATTTCTCAGGCGTCTGCGGTTTTTGAGCTCTTCCGCAACAACCCGGAATTAACCTTCAAGAAACTCTTCCGATCAGCGATGAATATTGGGCAGGATCACATCGCAGCCACGGTGAACACCCTTGTGCTGGCCTATGCCGGCGCGGCGCTGCCGATGCTGCTGCTGTTTTCTTTCAGCAATGTCAATTTCACGATGGCGCTCAACCTGGAATTCATCGCCGAAGAGATCGTCCGCACAATGGTCGGTTCACTGGGGTTGTTCGCGGCGGTGCCCATTACAACGGCGCTCTCAGCCGGGATTGCGGTAAAATATCGCAATTTCGGGAAATTTAAGACCTATTTAGGGCCGCTGAACGAGTAA
- a CDS encoding CPBP family intramembrane metalloprotease, whose protein sequence is MKTHKVVKIAVLVLMVIITFGNVFGVSTSGLSILLGLSFFFIFKIIEKKSFQDVGLEIRSIGKNLKNLKIWLWILLPLVINFAADILAKIFLPGYEDHIIARSSSILSVSSIGLLIIQLAIFALGEEIAWRAFFQKQIRSFLPAIPTIIITSILFSMGHLTDGNFSIVIFDLLFIFFNSLVYGIIFEKTNNAWISALSHFIANIVSAITLYYL, encoded by the coding sequence ATGAAAACACACAAAGTAGTAAAGATTGCTGTATTGGTATTGATGGTAATTATTACATTTGGAAATGTTTTTGGGGTTTCAACATCCGGATTATCCATTTTACTAGGTCTTTCTTTCTTTTTTATCTTTAAAATTATTGAAAAAAAATCATTTCAAGATGTTGGATTAGAAATAAGATCAATAGGAAAAAATTTAAAAAATCTAAAAATATGGTTATGGATTTTACTCCCTCTAGTTATAAATTTTGCTGCTGATATTTTGGCAAAAATTTTCTTACCAGGGTATGAGGATCACATAATCGCACGAAGTTCATCAATTCTTTCAGTTTCTTCCATAGGTTTATTGATTATCCAACTAGCGATTTTTGCTTTAGGTGAAGAAATTGCCTGGCGTGCTTTCTTTCAAAAACAAATAAGATCATTTTTGCCCGCCATTCCAACAATAATAATTACCTCCATCTTATTTTCGATGGGCCACTTGACAGATGGAAACTTTTCCATTGTGATTTTTGACCTATTGTTTATTTTTTTCAACAGCCTGGTTTACGGGATAATATTCGAAAAAACAAACAATGCTTGGATAAGTGCGCTTTCTCATTTTATTGCCAATATCGTTTCTGCAATAACCTTATACTATTTGTAA
- a CDS encoding MFS transporter, whose product MHYIRSFLRLPPDLDVKPTVRQHFKRNFLVNMMDGAFWLLAESFVSVNTILPVFASTLTDSAILIGLVPALINAGWFLPQLFMAGYVHRLKRKLPFALTMAAVERIPYFVFPLAAYLLHWIPVTTAIWLFMLVVAWRGFASGFVALPWQVVLADVIPGPVRSRFFGIGRTIGRTLAVGGSAISGLILSKIAYPDNFALSFLIGLVFMWVSFFFFSRTVEPESADSEEIQEENAVKTPLLDLASFKRIWQGDHNFRRYVISRIFFQLGSMAVGFYAVYGIQHFNLADQQAAVFSGLLFAGGMAGFLVWGVVGDRFGARNILLASDLMQTVVLIMVLVSPTVWVYNLIFLVFGFAQSGYMIGEMLMGMGLGPESERSLYLGLVRTIPGLFVLIAPLIGGAIVEAVNYTVMFLVALGLGLVGVGMLLGVKIQSAGSAE is encoded by the coding sequence ATGCATTATATACGCTCTTTTTTACGCCTGCCGCCTGATTTGGATGTAAAACCAACTGTTCGGCAGCATTTTAAACGCAACTTCCTCGTCAATATGATGGATGGGGCGTTTTGGCTGCTGGCCGAAAGCTTTGTATCTGTCAATACAATCCTGCCGGTCTTCGCCAGCACTCTAACAGATTCGGCCATTTTGATCGGTTTGGTGCCGGCTTTGATCAATGCGGGGTGGTTTCTCCCCCAGCTGTTCATGGCGGGATATGTTCACCGGTTGAAACGCAAGCTGCCCTTTGCCCTGACTATGGCAGCCGTTGAAAGAATTCCTTATTTCGTTTTCCCGCTGGCCGCTTATCTCCTGCACTGGATCCCTGTGACAACCGCGATCTGGCTGTTTATGCTGGTTGTGGCGTGGCGGGGCTTTGCCAGCGGGTTTGTTGCGCTGCCCTGGCAGGTGGTGCTCGCAGATGTGATCCCCGGCCCCGTGCGAAGTCGCTTTTTTGGCATTGGGCGGACGATTGGGCGGACTCTGGCGGTGGGAGGATCGGCGATTTCCGGTCTGATCCTGTCAAAAATTGCCTATCCGGATAATTTCGCGCTGAGTTTTCTGATCGGCCTGGTCTTTATGTGGGTTTCTTTCTTCTTTTTCTCCCGTACAGTTGAACCTGAATCGGCGGACAGCGAAGAAATCCAAGAGGAAAATGCGGTTAAAACACCTCTTTTGGACCTGGCTTCTTTCAAACGTATCTGGCAGGGGGATCATAATTTCAGGCGTTATGTTATCAGCCGAATTTTCTTCCAGCTGGGGAGTATGGCGGTCGGTTTTTATGCCGTCTATGGGATCCAGCACTTCAATTTAGCCGATCAACAAGCAGCGGTCTTCTCGGGCCTGTTGTTTGCCGGAGGGATGGCGGGATTTTTGGTCTGGGGCGTGGTGGGGGACCGTTTTGGTGCCCGAAATATCCTCCTGGCATCCGATTTAATGCAAACCGTGGTCCTGATCATGGTCCTGGTGTCACCTACGGTCTGGGTCTATAACCTGATATTCCTGGTTTTTGGCTTTGCCCAGTCTGGGTATATGATCGGGGAGATGTTGATGGGGATGGGGTTAGGGCCGGAATCGGAGCGGTCGTTGTATTTAGGCCTGGTCCGCACCATCCCAGGGCTGTTTGTGTTGATTGCCCCGCTGATCGGTGGCGCGATCGTGGAAGCTGTGAATTACACGGTGATGTTCCTGGTGGCCCTAGGATTGGGTTTGGTGGGGGTGGGTATGCTGTTGGGTGTCAAGATTCAATCCGCTGGAAGCGCGGAATAA
- a CDS encoding sulfatase-like hydrolase/transferase, protein MPEKPNILLFLTDDHAQWANGAYGNREILTPNLDSLAETGILMQNAYTPTPVCSPGRACLLTGRFSSQHGIHDYLGSAPGVDIDGYPWLVDETVLPEILHDAGYATYLSGKWHLGSENDPQGGFDHTFVHGNEYPFTHGGPRTFYEDGQPVPMDGYKTRLFTKKAIQYLRERDPEKPFYLQVGYIATHNPWEGHPERLAEHYRKCTFEELPSGETYPFGIQNLESTFKYRLDPHESRAQYYAAVTQIDEGVGQILDELEALGLREDTLIIYTSDHGLNCGQHGIWGKGNGTLPLNMVEESVRIPMILNHPSHFFPKQRRPEFVDHTDLFQTILDYAGIPFEPAFRVNRNYPGRSFASILTNEDPLEDWKEEQIGEYGDVRMIRDAHYKLVRRYPEGPNELFDLKNDPREMVNLFDFPKYEPVIEYLTRKLDAFFEKYADPVKNGLNVKMLPLHNGSESWRDPRNLH, encoded by the coding sequence ATGCCCGAGAAACCGAATATTCTGCTCTTTCTGACGGATGATCACGCCCAATGGGCCAATGGCGCTTATGGCAACCGGGAAATCCTCACGCCTAACCTCGATTCCCTGGCCGAAACGGGCATTTTGATGCAAAACGCCTATACCCCCACCCCGGTTTGCTCACCCGGCCGTGCCTGCCTGCTCACCGGGCGGTTTTCCTCCCAGCATGGCATCCATGACTACCTCGGCAGCGCCCCCGGTGTGGATATTGACGGCTATCCCTGGCTGGTGGATGAGACGGTCCTCCCCGAAATCCTGCACGACGCCGGCTACGCAACCTACTTGAGCGGAAAATGGCACCTCGGCAGCGAAAATGATCCCCAGGGCGGCTTTGATCATACCTTCGTGCACGGCAATGAGTACCCTTTCACCCATGGCGGCCCCCGTACCTTCTATGAAGATGGACAGCCTGTGCCTATGGACGGTTATAAAACCCGCCTTTTCACCAAAAAAGCGATCCAATACCTGCGGGAGCGGGACCCGGAGAAGCCTTTTTACCTGCAGGTGGGCTATATCGCCACGCATAATCCCTGGGAAGGTCACCCCGAGCGGCTAGCCGAACACTACCGCAAATGCACATTTGAGGAGCTCCCCAGCGGTGAAACCTATCCTTTCGGCATCCAAAACCTCGAATCAACCTTCAAATACCGGCTGGATCCACACGAATCGCGCGCCCAATACTACGCCGCAGTGACCCAAATTGACGAGGGGGTGGGGCAAATCCTGGATGAACTGGAAGCACTGGGGCTGCGGGAAGACACCCTGATCATTTACACCTCCGATCACGGCCTAAATTGCGGCCAACATGGCATTTGGGGCAAGGGAAATGGCACTTTACCGCTCAATATGGTGGAGGAATCGGTGCGAATCCCAATGATCCTCAACCATCCCAGCCATTTCTTCCCAAAACAGCGGCGACCTGAATTTGTGGACCACACAGACCTCTTCCAAACCATTCTCGACTATGCCGGAATACCCTTTGAACCGGCCTTCCGAGTCAATAGGAACTACCCCGGACGCAGTTTTGCCTCCATCCTGACCAATGAGGATCCCCTGGAGGACTGGAAAGAGGAGCAAATCGGGGAATATGGCGACGTGCGCATGATCCGGGATGCCCATTATAAGCTGGTGCGCCGCTACCCGGAGGGTCCAAATGAGCTTTTTGACCTGAAAAACGACCCGCGAGAGATGGTTAATCTTTTCGATTTTCCAAAATACGAGCCGGTGATTGAATACCTGACCCGGAAATTGGACGCATTCTTTGAAAAATACGCCGATCCGGTAAAAAATGGGCTCAACGTGAAGATGCTGCCGCTTCATAATGGCAGCGAATCCTGGCGAGACCCACGAAACTTGCATTAA
- a CDS encoding cytosolic protein, with translation MECNKDRNLTHCNCSYTPCSRKGICCECIQYHLRMRELPACAFPNDAEATYDRSFELFAELVQAGKV, from the coding sequence ATGGAATGTAATAAAGACCGCAATCTGACCCACTGTAACTGCTCCTATACCCCCTGTTCCCGTAAAGGGATCTGCTGTGAGTGCATCCAGTACCACCTGCGAATGCGCGAACTGCCCGCTTGTGCCTTCCCCAATGATGCAGAGGCCACTTATGACAGGTCGTTTGAGCTTTTCGCTGAACTGGTCCAGGCTGGAAAAGTCTAA
- a CDS encoding MFS transporter has product MHYSNAAIQSERRNERLKFGTYGVSFISLGLALAALGPMLPSLAENLGVTIGKISFVLTVSNLGYLIGSAGGGRLYDRLKGHRLMSLALILMIVSAILAPLMTNFYLLLLVFLIFGFGNGLVDVGGNVNLLWVFQSRVGPYMNALHFFFGVGAFLAPIILNYVMTLTNGAITWPFWILAILFLPGLLGLNILPSPENPEAGEETESAQKPDTGLVILIMALFFLYISVEAGYGSWVFTYVTRLGIANDTVASYINSAYWGALTLGRLIAIPLSRKIKPGTLLVGNYVLAIIILVMWMIWPVSPWMLWIGSAGLGLALASVFPTLLALGETRMKVTGAVTGLFFFGSSLGGTIIPTLLGLIFDKVGSYHMILTLFGLACAGFAVLVLTLLASKRVGEKKRI; this is encoded by the coding sequence ATGCATTATTCCAATGCCGCAATCCAATCTGAGCGGCGGAACGAGCGTTTGAAATTTGGCACATACGGCGTTAGTTTTATTTCTCTGGGCTTGGCATTGGCCGCCCTGGGTCCCATGCTGCCTTCACTGGCTGAAAACCTGGGGGTAACAATCGGCAAGATCAGCTTTGTGTTGACCGTCAGCAATCTGGGTTACTTGATCGGTTCAGCGGGCGGGGGGCGTCTTTATGATCGCCTCAAAGGGCACCGATTGATGTCTCTGGCCCTGATATTGATGATCGTCAGCGCTATCCTGGCGCCGTTGATGACCAATTTTTATCTCCTCTTGCTGGTTTTTCTCATTTTTGGCTTTGGTAATGGGTTGGTGGATGTCGGCGGGAATGTGAATTTGCTTTGGGTGTTCCAGTCTCGGGTGGGGCCGTATATGAATGCCCTCCACTTCTTCTTTGGCGTAGGGGCTTTTCTGGCTCCGATCATCCTGAATTATGTGATGACCCTGACTAATGGGGCGATCACCTGGCCCTTCTGGATCCTGGCGATCCTTTTTTTGCCTGGGTTACTGGGATTAAACATTCTGCCTTCACCGGAAAATCCTGAAGCGGGGGAGGAAACCGAATCGGCTCAGAAGCCCGATACAGGTCTGGTCATTTTGATTATGGCGCTGTTCTTCCTGTATATTTCGGTCGAGGCAGGTTATGGCAGTTGGGTCTTTACCTATGTCACCCGACTGGGGATTGCCAATGACACCGTCGCATCTTATATCAATTCCGCCTATTGGGGCGCGCTGACCCTTGGACGCCTGATCGCCATCCCGCTTTCACGCAAGATCAAGCCGGGCACCTTATTGGTGGGCAATTACGTTCTGGCGATTATTATCCTGGTGATGTGGATGATCTGGCCTGTTTCGCCCTGGATGCTCTGGATTGGTTCAGCAGGCTTGGGGTTGGCCCTGGCTTCAGTTTTCCCCACATTGCTAGCCCTGGGGGAGACCCGGATGAAGGTTACCGGTGCAGTCACGGGGCTGTTCTTTTTCGGCAGCAGTCTGGGGGGCACAATTATTCCCACTCTATTGGGGTTGATTTTTGACAAGGTGGGTAGTTACCATATGATCCTGACCTTATTTGGCCTGGCTTGTGCGGGCTTTGCTGTGTTGGTGTTGACCTTGTTGGCCTCGAAACGAGTAGGTGAGAAGAAAAGAATTTAG